One Glycine max cultivar Williams 82 chromosome 6, Glycine_max_v4.0, whole genome shotgun sequence DNA segment encodes these proteins:
- the LOC100788146 gene encoding TOM1-like protein 9 isoform X3: MQHTRNFWICLFQHAGAAFPQRSKQSAPVFTPLQTQPLSSYPQNIRDTVAQQDAAEPSAESEFPALSLSEIQNARGIMDVLAEMLNALDPGNKEGLQQEVIVDLVEQCRTYKQRVVNLVNSTSDESLLCQGLALNDDLQRVLAKHESIASGTSAQNPAEKPKPAPTGALVDVDDPLVDIGDTSKQTDVRSSSSAGAGSQTLNQLMLPAPPTSNGSVPPAMVDPQVDLLSGEDYNSPKAETSLALVPLGEQQPASPISQQNALVLFDMFSNGSNAPISVNTQLINVAGQTSPLAPQFQQQTFISQGLFYPNVSVPNVGSPRYEQSPFAQSTGPSWNGQVAQQQQPPSPVYGTASGGSFPPPPWEAQPTDNNSPVAGSQYPQPLQVSQMIMTSIQSGTHPQGPQAMGHDQAVGMYMQPHAGHMSTINNHVQSNQLGLYRQHIQGAAGPYMGMVSHQMHNSPVASMYPQQMHGNQFGGYGYGQQPGVQYLEQQMYGLSVRDDGAPKNSYQVSSPSYVPPGKPSKPEDKLFGDLVNMAKVKPKPTPDQTGSM, translated from the exons gaTTTGTTTGTTTCAGCATGCTGGGGCAGCATTCCCTCAGAGGTCTAAGCAATCTGCACCTGTATTCACGCCGCTACAAACACAACCATTGTCATCATACCCTCAAAATATACGAGACACTGTTGCTCAGCAAGACGCAGCTGAGCCCTCAGCGGAGTCTGAGTTTCCAGCCCTTAG TTTGTCTGAAATTCAGAATGCACGCGGTATTATGGATGTTCTTGCAGAAATGCTCAATGCATTAGACCCTGGTAACAAAGAA GGGCTTCAGCAGGAAGTTATTGTTGATTTAGTGGAGCAATGTCGAACATACAAGCAGAGAGTGGTAAACCTTGTTAATTCAACTTC GGACGAGTCACTGCTATGCCAAGGCCTAGCTCTGAATGATGATCTGCAGCGTGTCCTGGCCAAACATGAATCCATTGCTTCAGGAACTTCTGCTCAAAATCCTGCTGAGAAACCGAAACCTGCACCTACTGGAGCACTTGTAGATGTTGATGATCCTTTGGTTGATATTGGAGATACTAGTAAACAAACAGATGTGAG ATCGTCTTCTAGTGCTGGAGCTGGGTCTCAAACATTGAATCAGTTAATGCTTCCTGCACCCCCAACATCAAATGGATCAGTCCCCCCTGCAATGGTTGATCCCCAAGTGGACCTACTCAGTGGTGAAGACTATAACTCACCAAAAGCAGAGACTTCACTTGCTCTTGTTCCTCTAGGAGAACAGCAGCCAGCCAGCCCTATATCTCAACAGAATGCCCTTGTTCTTTTTGATATGTTTTCTAATGGAAGCAATGCACCTATTTCTGTTAATACCCAGCTAATTAATGTTGCTGGCCAAACCAGTCCGTTAGCTCCTCAATTTCAACAACAGACTTTCATATCTCAAGGACTGTTTTACCCTAATGTAAGTGTGCCAAATGTGGGGTCACCTCGATATGAGCAATCACCTTTTGCCCAGAGCACAGGTCCTTCTTGGAATGGCCAGGTTGCGCAACAGCAACAGCCTCCTTCACCAGTTTATG GTACAGCAAGTGGTGGATCATTTCCGCCACCTCCCTGGGAAGCGCAACCTACAGATAATAATAGTCCAGTAGCAGGCAGTCAATACCCACAACCACTGCAAGTGTCTCAAATGATTATGACGAGTATACAGAGTGGTACACATCCTCAGGGACCTCAAGCAATGGGGCATGACCAGGCTGTTGGAATGTATATGCAGCCACATGCTGGCCATATGTCAACGATCAATAACCATGTCCAAAGCAATCAATTAGGCTTGTACCGACAGCATATTCAGGGTGCTGCTGGTCCCTATATGGGCATGGTTTCACATCAAATGCATAATAGTCCCGTGGCTTCCATGTATCCTCAACAGATGCATGGCAACCAATTCGGAGGATATGGCTATGGTCAGCAACCAGGAGTTCAATATCTTGAGCAGCAAATGTATGGTTTATCTGTGAGAGATGACGGTGCTCCGAAAAATTCTTACCAGGTTTCTTCTCCATCCTATGTGCCACCGGGGAAGCCTTCCAAGCCAGAAGATAAGTTATTTGGGGACCTTGTTAATATGGCAAAAGTGAAACCAAAACCTACTCCTGACCAAACTGGTAGCATGTAA
- the LOC100788146 gene encoding TOM1-like protein 9 isoform X2, with protein MHVAERDVLHEMVKIVKKKPDYHVREKILILIDTWQEAFGGPRARYPQYYAAYQELLHAGAAFPQRSKQSAPVFTPLQTQPLSSYPQNIRDTVAQQDAAEPSAESEFPALSLSEIQNARGIMDVLAEMLNALDPGNKEGLQQEVIVDLVEQCRTYKQRVVNLVNSTSDESLLCQGLALNDDLQRVLAKHESIASGTSAQNPAEKPKPAPTGALVDVDDPLVDIGDTSKQTDVRSSSSAGAGSQTLNQLMLPAPPTSNGSVPPAMVDPQVDLLSGEDYNSPKAETSLALVPLGEQQPASPISQQNALVLFDMFSNGSNAPISVNTQLINVAGQTSPLAPQFQQQTFISQGLFYPNVSVPNVGSPRYEQSPFAQSTGPSWNGQVAQQQQPPSPVYGTASGGSFPPPPWEAQPTDNNSPVAGSQYPQPLQVSQMIMTSIQSGTHPQGPQAMGHDQAVGMYMQPHAGHMSTINNHVQSNQLGLYRQHIQGAAGPYMGMVSHQMHNSPVASMYPQQMHGNQFGGYGYGQQPGVQYLEQQMYGLSVRDDGAPKNSYQVSSPSYVPPGKPSKPEDKLFGDLVNMAKVKPKPTPDQTGSM; from the exons CATGCTGGGGCAGCATTCCCTCAGAGGTCTAAGCAATCTGCACCTGTATTCACGCCGCTACAAACACAACCATTGTCATCATACCCTCAAAATATACGAGACACTGTTGCTCAGCAAGACGCAGCTGAGCCCTCAGCGGAGTCTGAGTTTCCAGCCCTTAG TTTGTCTGAAATTCAGAATGCACGCGGTATTATGGATGTTCTTGCAGAAATGCTCAATGCATTAGACCCTGGTAACAAAGAA GGGCTTCAGCAGGAAGTTATTGTTGATTTAGTGGAGCAATGTCGAACATACAAGCAGAGAGTGGTAAACCTTGTTAATTCAACTTC GGACGAGTCACTGCTATGCCAAGGCCTAGCTCTGAATGATGATCTGCAGCGTGTCCTGGCCAAACATGAATCCATTGCTTCAGGAACTTCTGCTCAAAATCCTGCTGAGAAACCGAAACCTGCACCTACTGGAGCACTTGTAGATGTTGATGATCCTTTGGTTGATATTGGAGATACTAGTAAACAAACAGATGTGAG ATCGTCTTCTAGTGCTGGAGCTGGGTCTCAAACATTGAATCAGTTAATGCTTCCTGCACCCCCAACATCAAATGGATCAGTCCCCCCTGCAATGGTTGATCCCCAAGTGGACCTACTCAGTGGTGAAGACTATAACTCACCAAAAGCAGAGACTTCACTTGCTCTTGTTCCTCTAGGAGAACAGCAGCCAGCCAGCCCTATATCTCAACAGAATGCCCTTGTTCTTTTTGATATGTTTTCTAATGGAAGCAATGCACCTATTTCTGTTAATACCCAGCTAATTAATGTTGCTGGCCAAACCAGTCCGTTAGCTCCTCAATTTCAACAACAGACTTTCATATCTCAAGGACTGTTTTACCCTAATGTAAGTGTGCCAAATGTGGGGTCACCTCGATATGAGCAATCACCTTTTGCCCAGAGCACAGGTCCTTCTTGGAATGGCCAGGTTGCGCAACAGCAACAGCCTCCTTCACCAGTTTATG GTACAGCAAGTGGTGGATCATTTCCGCCACCTCCCTGGGAAGCGCAACCTACAGATAATAATAGTCCAGTAGCAGGCAGTCAATACCCACAACCACTGCAAGTGTCTCAAATGATTATGACGAGTATACAGAGTGGTACACATCCTCAGGGACCTCAAGCAATGGGGCATGACCAGGCTGTTGGAATGTATATGCAGCCACATGCTGGCCATATGTCAACGATCAATAACCATGTCCAAAGCAATCAATTAGGCTTGTACCGACAGCATATTCAGGGTGCTGCTGGTCCCTATATGGGCATGGTTTCACATCAAATGCATAATAGTCCCGTGGCTTCCATGTATCCTCAACAGATGCATGGCAACCAATTCGGAGGATATGGCTATGGTCAGCAACCAGGAGTTCAATATCTTGAGCAGCAAATGTATGGTTTATCTGTGAGAGATGACGGTGCTCCGAAAAATTCTTACCAGGTTTCTTCTCCATCCTATGTGCCACCGGGGAAGCCTTCCAAGCCAGAAGATAAGTTATTTGGGGACCTTGTTAATATGGCAAAAGTGAAACCAAAACCTACTCCTGACCAAACTGGTAGCATGTAA
- the LOC100305756 gene encoding Protein PEROXIN-4-like (The RefSeq protein has 1 substitution compared to this genomic sequence), with protein sequence MQASRARLFKEYKEVQREKAVDPDIQLVCDDSNIFKWTALIKGPSETPFEGGVFQLAFSVPEQCPLQPPQVRFLTKIFHPNVHFKTGEICLDILKNAWSPAWTLQSVCRAIIALMAHPEPDSPLNCDSGNLLRSGDVRGYQSMARMYTRLAAMPKKG encoded by the exons ATGCAG GCATCGCGGGCAAGGTTGTTCAAAGAGTACAAAGAGGTGCAGCGGGAAAAGGCCGTTGATCCTGATATTCAACTAGTTTGTGATGattcaaacatttttaaatGGACCGCTCTTATCAAG GGACCCTCTGAGACTCCTTTTGAGGGTGGTGTGTTCCAGCTTGCCTTTTCTGTTCCGGAGCAGTATCCTCTACAGCCACCTCAAGTCCGGTTTTTGACTAAAATATTTCACCCTAATGTGCATTTTAAG ACTGGAGAGATTTGCCTAGATatcttgaaaaatgcttggAGCCCGGCTTGGACGCTTCAATCTGTCTGTAGGGCTATAATTGCCTTGATGGCCCATCCAGAACCTGACAGCCCACTGAATTGTGATTCAG GAAATCTTCTGCGTTCAGGCGATGTTAGAGGGTATCAATCCATGGCAAGAATGTACACGAGACTTGCAGCAATGCCAAAGAAAGGCTGA
- the LOC100305756 gene encoding protein PEROXIN-4-like isoform X1: MQASRARLFKEYKEVQREKAVDPDIQLVCDDSNIFKWTALIKGPSETPFEGGVFQLAFSVPEQYPLQPPQVRFLTKIFHPNVHFKTGEICLDILKNAWSPAWTLQSVCRAIIALMAHPEPDSPLNCDSGTNKQFLGIGTQI; this comes from the exons ATGCAG GCATCGCGGGCAAGGTTGTTCAAAGAGTACAAAGAGGTGCAGCGGGAAAAGGCCGTTGATCCTGATATTCAACTAGTTTGTGATGattcaaacatttttaaatGGACCGCTCTTATCAAG GGACCCTCTGAGACTCCTTTTGAGGGTGGTGTGTTCCAGCTTGCCTTTTCTGTTCCGGAGCAGTATCCTCTACAGCCACCTCAAGTCCGGTTTTTGACTAAAATATTTCACCCTAATGTGCATTTTAAG ACTGGAGAGATTTGCCTAGATatcttgaaaaatgcttggAGCCCGGCTTGGACGCTTCAATCTGTCTGTAGGGCTATAATTGCCTTGATGGCCCATCCAGAACCTGACAGCCCACTGAATTGTGATTCAG GGACGAACAAGCAGTTTCTAGGCATAGGGACTCAAATATAA